A genomic window from Parvularcula sp. LCG005 includes:
- a CDS encoding TetR/AcrR family transcriptional regulator, producing MGISDWTTREACSRQDQVLQAAARCFVEEGFHGASMSRIAKAAKMSPGHIYHYFESKEEIIKAIVQRDEEGACDFLERFRSYGPDELADQLVGCVIDGVKGNTDAFHSLLTLEILAEAARNPSVREIVADVDRKFRRGMADMLEDRLGLEDALMRVEAVSALFSGLTIRAIRNPDLDLERLTSQIQKALRALLEP from the coding sequence ATGGGAATCTCTGACTGGACCACACGTGAAGCCTGCTCTCGGCAAGATCAGGTACTGCAAGCCGCCGCTCGCTGTTTTGTGGAGGAAGGCTTTCACGGGGCCAGCATGTCGCGAATTGCCAAAGCCGCGAAGATGAGCCCGGGCCATATTTATCACTACTTTGAAAGCAAGGAGGAAATCATCAAGGCGATCGTCCAGCGGGACGAAGAAGGCGCCTGCGATTTCCTTGAGCGGTTCCGGTCCTATGGGCCAGATGAACTGGCGGATCAGCTGGTGGGTTGTGTCATTGACGGCGTCAAAGGCAACACGGACGCCTTCCACTCGCTCCTGACGCTCGAGATTCTGGCGGAGGCGGCGCGCAACCCCTCAGTACGCGAAATTGTGGCAGATGTGGATCGCAAGTTCCGGCGCGGCATGGCCGATATGCTGGAAGACCGCCTGGGTCTCGAAGATGCATTGATGCGGGTGGAAGCCGTGTCCGCACTGTTCAGTGGGCTGACCATCCGCGCGATCCGCAACCCCGATCTGGACCTCGAACGACTGACCTCCCAGATCCAGAAGGCCCTGCGCGCGCTGCTGGAACCGTAA
- a CDS encoding ATP-binding protein, which produces MHRVLSKIGSHLHASLRLKIIILSSVISLVTSAVLSIVFITNMSNASYEMARESVAHESALVAVAFRSAYEQIDKDVEVIARMPPVDGIRRSTAYGDVDPLDGSSTEMWTRRLETIFSSMMEARPAYTQVRYIGAANNGRELVRVNRLPDGEIEFVRGQQLQEKGNEPYFQEAMTLPQGKTYFSKVTYNREFGDLDDNLLPTLRVAVPVFDSAGRADGIIVVNVNYAVMLTTRLRQLEIRRNILVTNEDGNHIEMFDDGRISRFEFADATLNPGDREAASVSPGRRDVAEWRKEHADNIVASVVVPIAEDVNETRLVVSVRVPQDALFAAARTTQSKAILFAILLAALAIVATALVATRMTEPLKQITRRVRAVSRDGGPLDLPTDRSDEIGELASAFETMAADLIHSEGKVRAIFDNVVDGVLTIDRDGYITAYNPAAERIFGYTIKQALGEHVALLLDRNELDETLTGRELLAATDITRSFGVAREFEGRRSDGTVFPAEFSVSQLYVGEAILYTMIVRDVTERTEMNTVKDEFVSTVSHELRTPLTSIRASLGVLGQKLSGQIGDKEQRLLDISIFSVNRLGKIVNDILDLEKISAGQLMFHPEPGDISLLVKDIVDRHMSLGEDNEVTFKVTSSISNVYCSVDPSRLNQAIVNLLSNAAKFSPRGETVAIEVDALEDDKVRIKVTDRGPGIPVAFRERIFQRFAQADSSATRATGGSGLGLSITKTIVEALNGAIHFQSEEGQGTTFIIDLPTCSPDSTAETTSWQAA; this is translated from the coding sequence ATGCATCGTGTGCTGTCAAAAATCGGGTCACATCTCCACGCATCCTTGCGTCTGAAGATCATTATCCTGTCCAGCGTCATATCTCTTGTCACCTCCGCTGTTCTTAGCATCGTCTTCATCACCAATATGTCGAACGCTTCCTACGAGATGGCACGGGAAAGCGTGGCCCACGAATCAGCCCTCGTCGCCGTCGCCTTCAGGTCCGCCTACGAGCAGATCGATAAGGATGTCGAAGTCATCGCCAGAATGCCGCCAGTGGACGGCATTCGCCGCAGCACCGCGTATGGGGATGTGGACCCGCTTGACGGCTCTTCGACGGAAATGTGGACCCGTCGGCTCGAGACCATCTTTTCCTCCATGATGGAGGCGCGACCTGCCTATACTCAAGTGCGGTATATCGGGGCGGCGAACAATGGACGGGAACTTGTTCGCGTCAATCGTTTGCCTGATGGTGAGATTGAATTCGTCCGGGGACAACAATTACAGGAAAAGGGGAACGAACCCTATTTCCAAGAAGCAATGACCCTCCCGCAGGGCAAAACCTATTTCTCGAAGGTCACCTATAACCGCGAGTTCGGCGATCTCGACGACAATCTGTTGCCGACACTGCGCGTTGCTGTGCCGGTATTTGACAGTGCCGGTAGAGCCGACGGCATTATTGTGGTCAATGTGAATTACGCCGTGATGCTTACGACACGGTTGCGACAGCTGGAAATCCGCCGCAATATTCTGGTCACGAACGAAGACGGCAATCACATCGAAATGTTCGACGACGGTCGCATCTCCCGCTTCGAGTTCGCTGATGCAACGCTGAACCCCGGCGACCGCGAGGCGGCGAGCGTGTCTCCTGGCCGTCGTGATGTCGCGGAATGGCGAAAGGAGCATGCCGATAATATCGTTGCTTCTGTCGTTGTGCCGATCGCCGAGGACGTGAATGAAACCCGCCTGGTTGTGTCTGTCCGTGTGCCACAGGACGCCCTGTTTGCGGCAGCCCGCACGACGCAGAGCAAAGCAATCCTGTTTGCTATTCTGCTGGCGGCGCTCGCCATTGTGGCGACAGCGCTTGTGGCCACTCGGATGACCGAGCCGCTCAAGCAGATCACGCGGCGTGTCCGCGCCGTCAGCCGGGACGGCGGGCCACTGGACTTACCAACGGACCGTTCCGATGAAATCGGTGAGCTCGCGTCGGCATTTGAAACCATGGCGGCAGATCTCATCCACAGCGAGGGCAAGGTCCGCGCGATCTTTGACAATGTTGTCGATGGTGTCCTTACCATTGATCGCGATGGGTACATCACGGCCTATAATCCGGCGGCGGAACGAATTTTTGGCTATACGATCAAGCAGGCTCTGGGCGAGCATGTGGCGCTGCTGCTCGACCGAAACGAGTTGGATGAGACTCTCACCGGCCGGGAATTGCTGGCGGCAACCGATATCACGCGCAGCTTTGGGGTAGCCCGGGAGTTCGAAGGGCGGCGCTCCGACGGCACCGTTTTCCCTGCGGAGTTTTCGGTGAGCCAACTTTATGTGGGGGAGGCTATTCTTTACACCATGATTGTCAGGGATGTGACGGAACGGACCGAGATGAATACCGTCAAGGATGAGTTCGTCTCGACAGTCAGTCATGAACTGCGCACACCACTGACCTCCATCAGGGCATCTCTGGGGGTCTTGGGGCAAAAACTCAGTGGGCAGATTGGTGACAAGGAGCAGCGTCTGCTCGATATTTCGATTTTCAGCGTCAACAGGCTCGGCAAGATCGTCAATGACATTCTGGACCTTGAAAAAATTTCAGCTGGTCAGCTGATGTTCCATCCCGAACCCGGTGACATCTCGCTTTTGGTGAAGGACATTGTAGATCGCCATATGAGCCTTGGCGAAGACAACGAAGTCACCTTCAAGGTGACGTCCTCAATTTCAAACGTCTACTGTTCCGTCGATCCCAGCCGGCTGAATCAGGCTATCGTCAATCTCCTTTCCAACGCTGCAAAATTTTCGCCACGCGGTGAAACGGTTGCAATTGAGGTCGACGCGCTGGAAGATGACAAAGTTCGGATCAAGGTCACTGACCGGGGGCCGGGCATCCCTGTTGCGTTCCGAGAGCGGATATTCCAGCGGTTTGCGCAGGCTGACAGCTCAGCCACGCGTGCGACCGGCGGATCCGGTTTGGGGTTGAGTATCACGAAGACGATCGTTGAAGCGCTCAATGGCGCCATTCATTTCCAGAGCGAGGAGGGGCAGGGTACGACGTTCATTATCGACCTGCCGACCTGCAGCCCTGACAGCACAGCGGAGACGACATCATGGCAAGCGGCCTAA
- a CDS encoding efflux RND transporter periplasmic adaptor subunit yields the protein MKMLFGDNTWSRQNGQARRGGVIASVMLMSAALAGCGGDEAAQGAPGGGAPQGVRVTTVDVQPQAVEITAELQGRTRAYAVSEIRPQVSGLIEKRIFEEGQNVEEGDPLYQIDASEYQAALDSAKASLARTRANAQVAAQNADRLKGLVDINAVSRQQADEADAAAKQAAADVAMQQAALVQAQINLDRTTIKAPISGKIGRSTVTQGALVTQNQAQALATVRQLDPLYVDMTASAADVLKWKRHFARTDMVGADPREVPVNVILEDGSAYEHQGQLAFSEVSVDESAGTVVLRAIVPNPDGFLLPGMFVRASLPVGEIADAVLVPQAGVMRAPNGAAYALVATAEGMSEQRILTVEQAQGGNWVVTDGLGAGEDVIVTGLQMLRPGMPVTVVNAPDGGQGGAVASSAAE from the coding sequence ATGAAAATGCTTTTCGGGGATAACACGTGGTCTCGCCAAAATGGCCAGGCGCGGCGGGGCGGGGTGATAGCATCGGTGATGCTGATGTCGGCGGCGCTTGCGGGTTGCGGCGGGGATGAAGCGGCGCAGGGCGCCCCAGGCGGCGGTGCCCCTCAGGGTGTCCGCGTCACTACCGTTGATGTCCAGCCTCAGGCCGTCGAGATCACGGCAGAACTGCAGGGCCGTACGCGCGCCTATGCGGTTTCCGAGATCCGGCCTCAGGTTTCCGGGCTCATCGAAAAGCGGATTTTCGAAGAAGGTCAGAACGTGGAAGAGGGGGACCCCCTCTATCAGATCGACGCCAGCGAATATCAGGCGGCCCTCGACAGTGCAAAAGCGTCCCTCGCGCGCACCCGGGCGAACGCCCAGGTCGCAGCGCAGAATGCTGACCGTCTGAAAGGGCTTGTCGATATCAACGCTGTCAGCCGGCAACAGGCGGATGAAGCCGATGCGGCGGCGAAGCAGGCTGCGGCCGACGTGGCGATGCAACAGGCCGCTCTCGTTCAGGCGCAAATCAATCTCGACCGCACGACAATCAAGGCGCCGATCAGCGGCAAGATTGGTCGCTCGACGGTGACGCAAGGCGCGCTGGTGACACAGAACCAGGCGCAGGCTCTGGCGACGGTCCGCCAGCTCGATCCGCTGTATGTGGACATGACCGCCTCAGCTGCGGATGTTTTGAAGTGGAAGCGGCATTTTGCCAGGACCGACATGGTCGGCGCTGATCCCCGCGAAGTGCCCGTGAATGTCATTCTGGAAGATGGCTCCGCCTATGAGCATCAGGGGCAATTGGCCTTTTCCGAAGTGAGCGTTGATGAGAGCGCCGGGACGGTTGTTCTGCGCGCGATTGTGCCGAACCCGGACGGCTTCCTCCTTCCTGGCATGTTTGTTCGTGCCAGCCTGCCGGTTGGCGAGATTGCGGATGCCGTGCTGGTTCCACAGGCGGGCGTGATGCGCGCGCCGAACGGGGCAGCATACGCGCTTGTCGCTACTGCCGAGGGGATGTCCGAACAGCGTATCCTGACGGTTGAACAGGCGCAGGGCGGAAATTGGGTTGTCACCGACGGCCTTGGGGCAGGGGAAGACGTTATCGTCACCGGCCTGCAGATGCTGCGGCCCGGCATGCCGGTCACCGTGGTGAACGCGCCAGATGGCGGCCAGGGCGGCGCAGTCGCCAGCTCAGCGGCCGAATAA
- a CDS encoding efflux RND transporter permease subunit, with the protein MAKFFIERPVFAWVIAIVIMLAGIIALRLLPVEQYPEIAPPSVTVSAVYPGASAQAVEDSVTQVIERQMTGLDGLKYFSSSSSSSGASSVTLSFEAGTDPDIAQVQVQNKLSQAAPLLPEQVQRQGVTVTKSNSSFLLIVGIVSPDGRYNQTDVADYARSALVDPISRLDGVGNVRLFGSQYAMRIWLEPDKLAQFGLTPADVTAAIREQNTQVSSGAIGGSPSIEGQQISATITLQSLMTTPEEFENILLKTTADGATVKVADVARVEIGAEDYSTIAKWNGNPASGFAIQLASGANALDTAEAARQRVEELAEATLPEGMEIIYPYDTTPFVDKSIHEVQKTLIEAIFLVFIVILVFLQNFRATLVPMIAVPVVLLGTFATLLAFGFSINTLTMFAMVLAIGLLVDDAIVVVENVERVMEEDHLSPRQATRKSMDQITGALIGIAVVLSAVFVPMAFFPGSTGVIYRQFSITIVSAMILSVVVAIVLSPALCATLLRPKDVHPIGDDAPKRSSGNVFARGGALFNRGFTAMTNGYERMVGRILRRRWIFVGVFALLLGMAALLSTRIPTSFLPDEDQGGAISLVQLPPLATLERTDEVLGDIRNYILNEETDTVQGLFTIAGFSFAGQGQNMGLAFLRLKDWSERTEPGQDVQSVAGRSMGYFSSFTEGMAFTIVPPPIQSLGNSSGFNVYLQDRGGLGHDALMNARNQFLGMAGQSSVITGVRPNGQEDNPQFRVQIDAEKAQALGLNLSQVNSTLSTALGGLYVNDFIDRGRIKRVFIQADAEHRMMPEDIAQLRVRNGAGEMIPLSAFTTMEWDYGSPQLQRYNGVPAMNLQGAAAPGYSSGEAMMEVERLIAQLPNGIGYEWTGLSEEERSSGAQAPLLYAMSVLVVFLCLAALYESWTVPFSVLLVMPLGIIGALIAAYFRGLANDIFFQVGMLTTIGLASKNAILIVEFAKLLEEEGKDLMTATMESVRMRFRPILMTSLAFGFGVIPLAFSDGAGAAARIAIGSAVLGGVIASTLFGVFFAPLFYVLIRKLTGAKPLMKPSQRAALAA; encoded by the coding sequence ATGGCCAAGTTTTTTATTGAACGCCCCGTTTTTGCGTGGGTGATTGCGATCGTCATCATGCTCGCGGGCATTATCGCCCTTCGGCTTCTGCCCGTTGAGCAGTACCCTGAAATTGCACCCCCTAGCGTCACGGTGAGTGCGGTCTATCCCGGCGCCTCGGCGCAGGCTGTCGAGGACTCGGTGACGCAAGTCATCGAGCGCCAGATGACGGGTCTCGATGGGCTCAAATACTTCTCATCGAGCTCAAGCTCGTCGGGGGCCAGCTCCGTCACGCTTTCCTTCGAAGCGGGTACCGATCCCGACATCGCGCAGGTGCAGGTCCAGAACAAACTCTCCCAGGCCGCGCCGCTCCTGCCTGAACAGGTCCAGCGCCAGGGCGTGACCGTGACCAAGTCGAACAGCAGCTTCCTGCTGATCGTCGGTATCGTGTCACCGGATGGACGCTACAACCAGACCGATGTTGCCGACTATGCCCGCTCTGCACTGGTCGATCCGATCAGCCGTCTCGATGGTGTCGGAAACGTGCGTCTTTTCGGGTCTCAATACGCTATGCGGATCTGGCTTGAACCGGACAAGCTGGCCCAGTTCGGTCTGACGCCTGCGGACGTGACAGCCGCTATCCGCGAACAGAACACGCAGGTCTCATCGGGTGCCATTGGTGGTTCTCCGAGTATTGAAGGTCAGCAGATTTCAGCAACCATCACCCTGCAGTCGCTGATGACGACCCCTGAGGAATTTGAAAACATTCTCCTCAAGACAACGGCTGACGGTGCCACCGTGAAAGTGGCTGATGTCGCGCGCGTCGAGATTGGCGCCGAGGACTACAGTACAATCGCCAAGTGGAACGGCAATCCGGCTTCCGGCTTCGCCATCCAGCTGGCGTCCGGTGCGAACGCCCTCGACACGGCCGAAGCCGCCCGTCAGCGGGTTGAAGAGCTGGCTGAGGCAACGCTGCCCGAAGGGATGGAGATCATCTATCCTTACGACACGACCCCATTCGTGGACAAATCGATCCACGAAGTTCAGAAGACACTGATTGAGGCCATTTTCCTCGTCTTTATCGTCATTCTGGTGTTTCTGCAGAACTTCCGGGCGACGCTGGTGCCGATGATCGCCGTGCCCGTCGTTCTGTTGGGGACGTTTGCGACGCTTCTCGCCTTCGGGTTTTCGATCAATACGCTGACCATGTTTGCCATGGTGTTGGCCATCGGCCTGCTCGTCGATGATGCGATCGTTGTCGTGGAAAATGTCGAGCGTGTGATGGAAGAGGATCATCTCTCCCCCCGCCAGGCCACCCGCAAATCGATGGATCAGATCACCGGCGCGCTGATTGGTATCGCCGTGGTGCTGTCGGCTGTGTTCGTGCCCATGGCGTTCTTCCCGGGCTCGACCGGTGTCATTTATCGCCAGTTCTCGATCACGATCGTGTCTGCCATGATCCTGTCGGTTGTGGTGGCGATTGTCCTGTCGCCAGCGCTCTGTGCGACGCTGTTGCGGCCAAAGGATGTCCACCCGATTGGTGATGATGCGCCCAAGCGCTCTAGCGGGAATGTGTTTGCCCGCGGCGGGGCGCTGTTCAATCGCGGCTTCACCGCCATGACCAACGGATATGAGCGGATGGTCGGACGCATCCTCCGTCGCCGGTGGATCTTCGTGGGCGTCTTTGCCTTGCTCCTTGGGATGGCGGCATTGCTGTCCACCCGCATCCCGACCTCGTTCCTGCCAGATGAGGACCAGGGCGGTGCAATCTCGCTCGTCCAGCTGCCGCCGCTCGCTACCCTGGAGCGGACGGACGAGGTGCTGGGTGATATCCGCAACTACATTCTGAACGAAGAAACGGACACCGTCCAAGGCCTGTTCACCATTGCCGGCTTCTCCTTTGCGGGGCAGGGGCAGAATATGGGTCTTGCCTTCCTTCGTCTGAAGGATTGGTCAGAGCGGACCGAGCCGGGTCAGGACGTCCAGTCCGTGGCCGGACGGTCGATGGGCTATTTCTCCAGCTTCACCGAAGGCATGGCGTTCACCATCGTGCCGCCACCGATCCAGTCCTTGGGCAACTCGAGCGGGTTCAACGTCTATCTACAGGACCGCGGTGGCCTTGGTCACGACGCCCTGATGAACGCCCGTAACCAGTTCCTTGGTATGGCGGGGCAGAGCAGCGTGATCACGGGCGTCCGTCCAAACGGGCAGGAGGATAACCCTCAGTTCCGTGTCCAGATCGATGCGGAAAAGGCACAGGCCCTCGGCCTGAACCTGTCGCAGGTGAACTCGACGCTTTCGACGGCGCTTGGCGGCCTTTACGTCAATGATTTTATTGACCGTGGCCGGATCAAACGCGTCTTCATTCAGGCTGATGCCGAACATCGGATGATGCCTGAAGACATTGCCCAGCTGCGCGTTCGCAACGGCGCGGGCGAAATGATCCCCCTCAGTGCCTTCACGACGATGGAATGGGACTACGGCTCGCCGCAGCTCCAACGCTACAACGGCGTGCCTGCAATGAACCTGCAAGGGGCAGCTGCGCCCGGCTACAGTTCCGGTGAAGCCATGATGGAAGTTGAGCGACTGATCGCCCAGCTGCCAAACGGCATCGGGTATGAGTGGACCGGCTTGTCCGAAGAAGAACGATCGTCCGGCGCCCAGGCACCGCTGCTTTATGCGATGTCCGTGCTCGTCGTGTTCTTGTGTCTTGCGGCCTTGTATGAAAGCTGGACGGTGCCGTTCTCGGTGCTGCTTGTCATGCCGCTGGGGATTATCGGAGCGTTGATTGCGGCTTATTTCCGTGGTCTTGCCAATGACATCTTCTTCCAGGTGGGCATGCTGACAACGATCGGTCTGGCGTCGAAAAACGCCATCCTGATCGTCGAATTCGCCAAATTGCTTGAGGAAGAAGGCAAGGACCTGATGACGGCGACCATGGAATCGGTCCGTATGCGGTTCCGTCCGATCCTGATGACATCACTGGCGTTTGGTTTTGGTGTTATTCCGCTGGCCTTCAGTGATGGTGCTGGGGCTGCTGCCCGGATCGCCATCGGCTCGGCTGTGCTGGGCGGTGTTATTGCCTCGACATTGTTCGGTGTCTTCTTTGCGCCGCTCTTCTATGTCTTGATCCGTAAGCTGACGGGGGCCAAACCCCTGATGAAGCCCAGCCAACGGGCCGCACTGGCCGCGTAA
- a CDS encoding TonB-dependent receptor plug domain-containing protein, whose translation MKLLRNSLSVCSLAVMASTALARGTNDDLMEMSLEELLNVEVSSVSKTAQSVQDTPASAYVITADDIRRSGARTIPDIVKLAPGVDVTRLNNGTQAVSIRGFHGRFANKMLVLIDGRSVYSPLYAGVFWDAATTIIEDIDRVEIIRGPGAAIWGPNATNGVINIITKTGEEGIGNLAVADLSAEGDYRVAGRTGFALGDDTSLRLFASRELNTPLAVTTRSELRSVGADEDFIRDHAGFRLDTRPTAKDEVMLSAAITTNQFYQTVLSPPNPYDPSQAYVADSDATEWNVFGTWNRTLTEHLILRMAATHGRSERYESGGQFTNTTTDLSADLFAVLDGGHEITGGFYLKTDDSMVENSRGVAFDPASRKTTNYGAILQSSWNLADGRFLLSVGSTFEENDVSGFEIQPSLRGLWRVSPSANLWGGVSRSVRTPSRVDTDLGIYLYRIEPFDPEYMSPLPIVVFVGTGDDISTEDLTTFEVGYRQMMSDKLSLDLTAFYNKYDNLAMTVQAEPFIEIYDGSPIYIVPTLNANAAEAEGRGAEIAINLLMSDRWRLRTQYSYLDLDVDAPIRLADVNAVPGDGQTAKHKFALESFATVTENVTFDTRIAYRSSTDGKDLPVDGFWDVSARLGWQPTDGLEISLLGQQLNDDERLETESVYETGPPSIAERRVFLKAAVRF comes from the coding sequence ATGAAACTGCTGCGTAATTCCCTGTCTGTCTGTTCCCTCGCTGTCATGGCGTCAACCGCGCTGGCCCGTGGTACGAATGACGACCTGATGGAGATGTCGCTTGAAGAGCTCCTGAATGTGGAGGTCAGCTCTGTCTCGAAGACGGCCCAGTCGGTACAGGATACGCCGGCATCCGCCTATGTCATCACGGCGGATGATATTCGGCGGTCAGGCGCCCGCACCATTCCTGATATTGTCAAACTGGCGCCGGGTGTGGATGTCACGCGTCTGAACAACGGCACACAGGCCGTTTCCATCCGCGGCTTTCACGGCCGATTTGCCAACAAGATGCTGGTCCTGATTGATGGGCGCTCCGTCTACTCGCCGCTTTACGCTGGGGTATTCTGGGATGCAGCCACGACGATCATTGAGGACATTGACAGGGTAGAGATCATTCGCGGACCTGGCGCTGCAATCTGGGGTCCGAATGCGACCAACGGTGTCATCAACATCATTACCAAAACGGGCGAGGAGGGGATTGGCAATCTCGCCGTCGCTGATCTGTCGGCTGAGGGTGACTACCGCGTTGCGGGCCGGACAGGCTTCGCGCTGGGTGACGATACCTCCTTGCGATTGTTTGCAAGCAGGGAGCTGAACACACCCCTGGCCGTCACAACGCGTAGTGAGCTACGGTCCGTCGGTGCCGATGAAGATTTCATCCGTGATCATGCGGGCTTTCGCCTGGATACAAGACCAACGGCCAAGGATGAAGTGATGCTCTCAGCGGCGATCACGACGAATCAGTTCTATCAGACCGTCCTTTCACCGCCCAACCCCTATGATCCGTCACAGGCCTATGTCGCAGATAGCGATGCCACGGAATGGAATGTCTTTGGCACCTGGAACCGGACGCTGACGGAGCATCTGATATTGCGCATGGCGGCGACCCATGGGCGCTCTGAACGCTATGAAAGCGGTGGCCAGTTCACCAACACGACCACGGATTTGAGCGCCGATCTTTTTGCCGTCCTCGATGGGGGGCATGAAATAACAGGTGGCTTCTATCTGAAAACAGACGACAGTATGGTCGAAAATAGCCGAGGTGTGGCGTTCGATCCGGCGAGCCGCAAGACCACAAATTACGGTGCCATCCTGCAGTCAAGCTGGAATCTCGCAGATGGTCGGTTCCTCCTGTCTGTGGGATCCACATTCGAGGAAAACGACGTTTCGGGATTTGAAATCCAGCCGTCGCTTCGCGGTTTGTGGCGGGTTTCTCCCTCGGCCAATCTCTGGGGCGGGGTCTCCCGATCCGTCCGCACACCATCGCGGGTGGATACGGATCTTGGCATCTATCTATATCGCATTGAGCCGTTCGATCCTGAATATATGTCCCCTCTGCCGATTGTCGTTTTTGTTGGCACCGGAGATGATATTTCTACTGAGGACCTGACGACGTTTGAGGTCGGCTATCGGCAAATGATGTCCGACAAACTCTCCCTCGACCTTACCGCCTTCTATAACAAATACGATAACCTCGCCATGACGGTCCAGGCCGAGCCGTTCATCGAAATCTACGACGGAAGTCCCATTTATATTGTCCCGACGCTGAATGCCAATGCTGCAGAAGCTGAGGGAAGGGGGGCGGAAATCGCGATCAATTTGCTGATGTCTGATCGCTGGCGTCTCCGGACACAGTACTCCTATCTTGATCTCGACGTCGATGCGCCCATCCGTTTGGCGGATGTGAATGCGGTGCCCGGAGATGGTCAAACGGCGAAACATAAATTTGCCCTCGAATCCTTCGCGACGGTCACCGAAAATGTTACGTTTGATACCCGTATCGCCTATCGGTCGAGTACGGACGGCAAAGATCTTCCCGTGGACGGTTTCTGGGATGTGTCGGCACGCCTGGGCTGGCAACCGACTGATGGCCTTGAAATTTCACTGCTTGGGCAGCAGCTCAACGATGATGAACGTCTGGAAACGGAATCTGTTTATGAGACAGGCCCCCCCAGCATTGCCGAAAGGCGCGTTTTCCTTAAAGCCGCCGTGCGGTTTTAA
- a CDS encoding response regulator encodes MASGLNSILYVEDDEMIWEVTLMALRDLGGFEVVHCPSGAAALEVAETFEPQMILLDVMMPGMDGPETFRRLRKMPSIADVPIVFMTAKVQTHETAAYMAMGAAGVIPKPFDPMTIADDLRAIYADTAACPSSSGAGVSTAS; translated from the coding sequence ATGGCAAGCGGCCTAAATTCCATTCTTTACGTCGAAGATGACGAAATGATCTGGGAAGTGACGCTGATGGCGCTGCGTGATCTTGGTGGTTTTGAGGTGGTGCACTGTCCATCCGGGGCTGCCGCGCTAGAGGTGGCTGAAACCTTTGAGCCGCAGATGATCCTGCTGGACGTCATGATGCCAGGCATGGATGGTCCGGAGACGTTCCGACGCCTACGCAAGATGCCTTCGATCGCCGATGTACCGATTGTGTTCATGACGGCCAAGGTCCAGACCCACGAGACGGCAGCCTATATGGCAATGGGCGCCGCGGGGGTCATTCCCAAGCCGTTCGACCCGATGACAATTGCGGATGACCTGCGGGCGATCTACGCCGATACTGCGGCGTGCCCCTCCTCGTCTGGGGCGGGCGTGTCGACGGCAAGCTAG
- a CDS encoding YfiR family protein, protein MRIHRFHKVATFPWLIAAMTGSSLAAMGEAENKVSAALIYNLVRFVEWPSAAVTDGYLDICLLEEADIHHALLPLDGRQAGSLTIRYRSDLLDDGLPDCEVAIAITTSGAARLAHVSTSTLTVGMPDGFVKRDGIIEIYYRDGKVKFAVNAERARGADLHISSKVMPLADEVIGR, encoded by the coding sequence ATGCGTATTCATCGTTTCCACAAAGTTGCGACCTTCCCCTGGCTGATTGCGGCCATGACGGGCTCGTCGCTCGCGGCCATGGGTGAGGCCGAAAATAAAGTCAGTGCAGCACTGATCTATAATCTCGTGCGTTTCGTGGAATGGCCATCTGCGGCCGTGACCGATGGATATCTCGACATCTGTCTGCTCGAAGAGGCCGATATTCATCATGCTCTTTTGCCGTTGGACGGTCGACAGGCTGGTTCACTGACGATCCGCTACCGCTCAGATCTCCTAGATGACGGATTGCCCGACTGTGAGGTCGCCATCGCGATCACCACGAGCGGCGCCGCGCGCCTCGCTCATGTCAGCACATCCACATTGACCGTCGGCATGCCCGATGGTTTTGTGAAGAGGGACGGTATCATCGAAATCTACTATCGCGACGGCAAGGTGAAATTTGCGGTGAACGCAGAGCGGGCCCGCGGCGCCGACCTTCACATCAGTTCAAAGGTGATGCCGTTGGCTGACGAAGTCATTGGCCGGTAA